In one Magallana gigas chromosome 7, xbMagGiga1.1, whole genome shotgun sequence genomic region, the following are encoded:
- the LOC105349169 gene encoding RNA exonuclease 1 homolog isoform X1: MFSSGGYFRGFNCPFFASGLCERPYCHYRHVKTEEEKPQSKAAAGYSDAQYEVNWNPGKNSSGSLGEHVKLNKYTGEPEISIDPKTADKETPPEEFENVNKYTGEPILTPETNEYIVEVKTNCQNYKPTDKKSLKSRRPKLNIPKPVQKVNKYTGEPVVESVEKQAYTPEARDFPEYNPTPINQLKPSPPKYKTDILDNENEQEYDPQSNFSTTSLLKPSQPLAIKRSFTYDPTTPDFHHPAKKAKEEQEVPVSDNEDKSDDGELGMFSEDEEEMISESREDDVDTIDNEEEDSSKPSMITDVKVFESLLMPVMDHDDSNDRLSDTEKTLSDSKKKSNEKTKHAKKSKTSDKTSDHSKKSSNSSIQRNGHSSKEKVSKAESSKSSKSSSSSKSREQSSSKPSSSKSSVNGPKNSSDKQSSSHSSSSDKTPHKHSSCKSSSTSSSSSSKNKSSEKESSKKPSSSSSSHQNHKHSKQSSHSKSKHETNTSKHEKSSSKTEKSSVKHEHHKHSSDTTSKHDHKKHDSVSKSSKEGHRNSTEKERKKRDRSVSLDSNGSKRKIVNLNVDLFGEDSDGGPSLFSDDEEDPYEECLRIYNESNVSRPSPKKQHNEMKLNDADQSESMQIPGKKRTAHIGSKEVTRKIPKKPNSKLSPAQIMHNRFVQMQKQAQEEAGRSQEPSTSSASHSKQRVAHHSKQAGHGTKIVDGKTVITTVSKTQKRTAHVPNVKNLKRPTIPAEYGSKVPISVRQRYLNTIIDECLPLYQKEEDAFKRGLEEELSVYKRASNKNVYLNVACNTIKRLRTETAEFCSSPTKPTSPQKMSHEAMLGGKNATKTTYTLNRSGGSYRGPMENFKGSDLYNRLSRYILTEEQLQENGYPRPDPENSSAAKVYTTSQQEQNSAKLKTYEKICVRCGKRFMVYPNGTYAHKEECIHHWGKAWKKKIAGYIETRYTCCQGDLGAEGCQVAKYHVHESNKWENRMGFLRTLPCSPVPDGDYGVYAMDCEMVYTQGGQELARVTVTDCENNSVYETLVRPDRKVIDYNTRFSGITAEDMDGVTTTIRDVQAVLLSLFTEKTILIGHSLESDLVAVKIIHDTVVDTAVVFPHRLGPPYKRALKTLMAEYLKKIIQDDVGGHDSQEDAISCMELMQWRVKEDARKEPRCS; encoded by the exons ATGTTCTCGAGTGGGGGTTACTTCCGCGGATTCAACTGTCCATTTTTTGCCAGTGGTCTTTGTGAACGCCCGTATTGCCACTACCGACATGTAAAGACGGAGGAAG AAAAACCACAAAGTAAAGCAGCAGCTGGGTACTCTGATGCACAATATGAAGTGAATTGGAATCCTGGGAAAAATTCAAGTGGTTCCTTGGGTGAACATGTCAAATTAAACAAGTATACTGGAGAACCTGAAATTTCAATTGATCCAAAGACAGCAGACAAAGAAACTCCACCAGAAGAATTTGAGAATGTCAACAAATATACAGGAGAACCAATCCTTACCCCagaaacaaatgaatatattgtAGAAGTGAAAACTAATTGTCAAAATTACAAACCAACAGATAAAAAATCTTTGAAGTCTCGGAGACCAAAATTGAACATACCAAAACCTGTTCAAAAGGTGAACAAGTATACTGGTGAACCAGTTGTTGAAAGTGTTGAAAAACAAGCATACACACCAGAAGCCAGGGATTTCCCTGAATATAATCCTACTCCTATCAATCAGCTAAAACCTAGTCCACCAAAATATAAAACTGACATTTTAGATAATGAAAATGAGCAAGAGTACGACCCACAGAGTAACTTTTCTACCACAAGTTTACTTAAGCCTTCTCAGCCCCTGGCCATAAAAAGGTCATTTACGTATGATCCAACCACACCTGACTTTCACCATCCTGCCAAGAAAGCTAAAGAAGAACAAGAGGTCCCAGTGTCTGATAATGAGGACAAAAGCGATGATGGAGAGTTGGGAATGTTCAGTGAAGATGAAGAAGAAATGATATCTGAATCGAGGGAAGATGATGTAGATACAATAGACAATGAGGAAGAAGACTCATCAAAGCCCTCGATGATTACAGATGTCAAAGTGTTTGAAAGTTTACTTATGCCAGTTATGGATCATGATGATAGCAATGATAGATTAAGTGATACAGAAAAGACTTTATCAGACTCAAAGAAAAAATctaatgaaaaaacaaaacatgccaaaaaatcaaaaactagTGATAAAACTTCAGATCACAGTAAAAAATCATCAAACAGTTCAATACAAAGAAATGGGCATTCTTCAAAGGAGAAGGTGTCAAAAGCAGAATCTTCAAAATCTTCTAAATCAAGTTCATCGTCAAAATCAAGAGAACAGTCATCATCCAAGCCATCTTCCAGTAAATCCTCAGTGAATGGTCCCAAAAATTCATCAGACAAACAAAGTTCCTCTCATTCATCCTCCTCTGATAAAACACCTCACAAGCATTCTAGTTGCAAATCCTCATCTACTTCATCATCCTCTTCCTCTAAAAATAAGTCATCTGAAAAAGAATCATCCAAAAAGCCCAGTTCCTCCTCATCTTCACATCAGAATCACAAACACAGCAAGCAGTCATCACATAGTAAAAGCAAACATGAAACAAACACTAGTAAACATGAAAAAAGTTCTAGCAAAACTGAGAAAAGTTCTGTCAAACATGAGCATCATAAACATTCATCAGATACAACATCAAAACATGACCATAAAAAACATGATTCTGTGTCCAAAAGTTCCAAAGAAGGCCACAGGAACTCtacagagaaagagagaaagaaaagagaTAGATCAGTTTCATTAGACAGCAATGGATCTAAGCGAAAGATAGTAAACCTGAATGTGGATCTGTTTGGAGAAGACAGTGATGGGGGCCCTTCACTGTTTAGCGATGATGAGGAAGATCCGTATGAAGAGTGTCTTCGGATTTACAATGAGAGCAATGTTTCTAGACCATCACCCAAAAAACAACATAATGAGATG aaattgaaTGATGCAGACCAGAGTGAAAGCATGCAAATACCAGGGAAGAAGAGGACTGCTCACATAGGAAGCAAAGAG GTTACAAGAAAGATCCCAAAAAAGCCCAACAGCAAACTATCTCCAGCTCAAATCATGCACAACCGTTTTGTTCAAATGCAAAAGCAGGCACAAGAGGAGGCTGGAAGATCT CAGGAACCATCAACTTCATCAGCCAGCCATTCAAAACAGAGGGTTGCCCATCATAGTAAGCAGGCAGGACATGGGACCAAGATAGTAGATGGCAAAACAGTCATCACTACAGTGTCTAAAACCCAGAAACGTACAGCTCATGTACCCAATGTG AAAAACTTGAAGCGACCTACAATTCCAGCAGAATATGGCAGCAAGGTCCCAATCAGTGTGAGACAAAGATACTTAAACACCATTATTGATGAATGTCTACCTCTCTATCAAAAGGAAGAAGATGCATTTAAAAGA GGTCTGGAGGAAGAACTCTCCGTGTATAAAAGAGCAAGCAACAAAAATGTGTACCTCAATGTGGCATGTAACACGATCAAACGACTTCGAACTGAGACTGCTGAATTTTGTTCATCGCCAACAAAGCCCACTTCTCCTCAGAAAATGTCCCATGAAGCAATGTTGGGCGGGAAAAATGCCACTAAAACCACTTATACCCTCAACAGGTCAGGAGGCTCTTACAGGGGGCCTATGgaaaattttaaag GTTCTGATCTTTACAATCGATTGTCGAGATACATACTGACAGAGGAACAACTTCAGGAGAATGGTTATCCCCGACCAGACCCCGAGAACAGCTCTGCAGCAAAGGTGTACACTACCAGTCAACAGGAGCAGAATAGTGCCAAACTGAAAA CATATGAAAAAATCTGTGTTCGATGTGGAAAGCGCTTCATGGTTTACCCAAATGGAACATATGCCCACAAAGAAGAGTGTATTCACCACTGGGGAAAAGCATGGAAGAAGAAAA TTGCTGGATACATTGAAACTAGATATACATGTTGTCAGGGAGATTTGGGGGCAGAAGGATGCCAAGTTGCAAAG TACCATGTGCATGAAAGCAATAAGTGGGAGAACCGCATGGGGTTCCTGCGGACCCTTCCATGTTCCCCCGTACCTGACGGTGACTATGGAGTGTATGCCATGGACTGTGAGATG GTTTATACACAAGGTGGGCAGGAACTTGCTCGTGTAACAGTGACGGACTGTGAGAACAACTCGGTGTACGAGACCTTAGTGAGACCAGACAGAAAAGTCATTGATTACAACACCAG ATTTAGTGGGATTACTGCAGAGGATATGGACGGTGTGACTACCACTATCAGGGATGTCCAGGCAGTGTTACTTAGTCTGTTCACAGAGAAAACGATTCTTATTGGTCATAGTCTGGAAAGTGACCTTGTAGCTGTCAAG ATAATCCATGACACAGTAGTTGACACTGCAGTGGTGTTCCCACATCGTCTCGGACCACCCTACAAAAGGGCCCTCAAAACACTGATGGCGGAGTATCTCAAAAAGATTATTCAAGATGATG TTGGCGGCCATGACAGTCAGGAGGACGCGATATCTTGCATGGAGTTGATGCAGTGGCGAGTTAAAGAGGATGCTCGCAAGGAACCACGATGTAGCTGA
- the LOC105349169 gene encoding RNA exonuclease 1 homolog isoform X2 — MFSSGGYFRGFNCPFFASGLCERPYCHYRHVKTEEEKPQSKAAAGYSDAQYEVNWNPGKNSSGSLGEHVKLNKYTGEPEISIDPKTADKETPPEEFENVNKYTGEPILTPETNEYIVEVKTNCQNYKPTDKKSLKSRRPKLNIPKPVQKVNKYTGEPVVESVEKQAYTPEARDFPEYNPTPINQLKPSPPKYKTDILDNENEQEYDPQSNFSTTSLLKPSQPLAIKRSFTYDPTTPDFHHPAKKAKEEQEVPVSDNEDKSDDGELGMFSEDEEEMISESREDDVDTIDNEEEDSSKPSMITDVKVFESLLMPVMDHDDSNDRLSDTEKTLSDSKKKSNEKTKHAKKSKTSDKTSDHSKKSSNSSIQRNGHSSKEKVSKAESSKSSKSSSSSKSREQSSSKPSSSKSSVNGPKNSSDKQSSSHSSSSDKTPHKHSSCKSSSTSSSSSSKNKSSEKESSKKPSSSSSSHQNHKHSKQSSHSKSKHETNTSKHEKSSSKTEKSSVKHEHHKHSSDTTSKHDHKKHDSVSKSSKEGHRNSTEKERKKRDRSVSLDSNGSKRKIVNLNVDLFGEDSDGGPSLFSDDEEDPYEECLRIYNESNVSRPSPKKQHNEMKLNDADQSESMQIPGKKRTAHIGSKEVTRKIPKKPNSKLSPAQIMHNRFVQMQKQAQEEAGRSEPSTSSASHSKQRVAHHSKQAGHGTKIVDGKTVITTVSKTQKRTAHVPNVKNLKRPTIPAEYGSKVPISVRQRYLNTIIDECLPLYQKEEDAFKRGLEEELSVYKRASNKNVYLNVACNTIKRLRTETAEFCSSPTKPTSPQKMSHEAMLGGKNATKTTYTLNRSGGSYRGPMENFKGSDLYNRLSRYILTEEQLQENGYPRPDPENSSAAKVYTTSQQEQNSAKLKTYEKICVRCGKRFMVYPNGTYAHKEECIHHWGKAWKKKIAGYIETRYTCCQGDLGAEGCQVAKYHVHESNKWENRMGFLRTLPCSPVPDGDYGVYAMDCEMVYTQGGQELARVTVTDCENNSVYETLVRPDRKVIDYNTRFSGITAEDMDGVTTTIRDVQAVLLSLFTEKTILIGHSLESDLVAVKIIHDTVVDTAVVFPHRLGPPYKRALKTLMAEYLKKIIQDDVGGHDSQEDAISCMELMQWRVKEDARKEPRCS; from the exons ATGTTCTCGAGTGGGGGTTACTTCCGCGGATTCAACTGTCCATTTTTTGCCAGTGGTCTTTGTGAACGCCCGTATTGCCACTACCGACATGTAAAGACGGAGGAAG AAAAACCACAAAGTAAAGCAGCAGCTGGGTACTCTGATGCACAATATGAAGTGAATTGGAATCCTGGGAAAAATTCAAGTGGTTCCTTGGGTGAACATGTCAAATTAAACAAGTATACTGGAGAACCTGAAATTTCAATTGATCCAAAGACAGCAGACAAAGAAACTCCACCAGAAGAATTTGAGAATGTCAACAAATATACAGGAGAACCAATCCTTACCCCagaaacaaatgaatatattgtAGAAGTGAAAACTAATTGTCAAAATTACAAACCAACAGATAAAAAATCTTTGAAGTCTCGGAGACCAAAATTGAACATACCAAAACCTGTTCAAAAGGTGAACAAGTATACTGGTGAACCAGTTGTTGAAAGTGTTGAAAAACAAGCATACACACCAGAAGCCAGGGATTTCCCTGAATATAATCCTACTCCTATCAATCAGCTAAAACCTAGTCCACCAAAATATAAAACTGACATTTTAGATAATGAAAATGAGCAAGAGTACGACCCACAGAGTAACTTTTCTACCACAAGTTTACTTAAGCCTTCTCAGCCCCTGGCCATAAAAAGGTCATTTACGTATGATCCAACCACACCTGACTTTCACCATCCTGCCAAGAAAGCTAAAGAAGAACAAGAGGTCCCAGTGTCTGATAATGAGGACAAAAGCGATGATGGAGAGTTGGGAATGTTCAGTGAAGATGAAGAAGAAATGATATCTGAATCGAGGGAAGATGATGTAGATACAATAGACAATGAGGAAGAAGACTCATCAAAGCCCTCGATGATTACAGATGTCAAAGTGTTTGAAAGTTTACTTATGCCAGTTATGGATCATGATGATAGCAATGATAGATTAAGTGATACAGAAAAGACTTTATCAGACTCAAAGAAAAAATctaatgaaaaaacaaaacatgccaaaaaatcaaaaactagTGATAAAACTTCAGATCACAGTAAAAAATCATCAAACAGTTCAATACAAAGAAATGGGCATTCTTCAAAGGAGAAGGTGTCAAAAGCAGAATCTTCAAAATCTTCTAAATCAAGTTCATCGTCAAAATCAAGAGAACAGTCATCATCCAAGCCATCTTCCAGTAAATCCTCAGTGAATGGTCCCAAAAATTCATCAGACAAACAAAGTTCCTCTCATTCATCCTCCTCTGATAAAACACCTCACAAGCATTCTAGTTGCAAATCCTCATCTACTTCATCATCCTCTTCCTCTAAAAATAAGTCATCTGAAAAAGAATCATCCAAAAAGCCCAGTTCCTCCTCATCTTCACATCAGAATCACAAACACAGCAAGCAGTCATCACATAGTAAAAGCAAACATGAAACAAACACTAGTAAACATGAAAAAAGTTCTAGCAAAACTGAGAAAAGTTCTGTCAAACATGAGCATCATAAACATTCATCAGATACAACATCAAAACATGACCATAAAAAACATGATTCTGTGTCCAAAAGTTCCAAAGAAGGCCACAGGAACTCtacagagaaagagagaaagaaaagagaTAGATCAGTTTCATTAGACAGCAATGGATCTAAGCGAAAGATAGTAAACCTGAATGTGGATCTGTTTGGAGAAGACAGTGATGGGGGCCCTTCACTGTTTAGCGATGATGAGGAAGATCCGTATGAAGAGTGTCTTCGGATTTACAATGAGAGCAATGTTTCTAGACCATCACCCAAAAAACAACATAATGAGATG aaattgaaTGATGCAGACCAGAGTGAAAGCATGCAAATACCAGGGAAGAAGAGGACTGCTCACATAGGAAGCAAAGAG GTTACAAGAAAGATCCCAAAAAAGCCCAACAGCAAACTATCTCCAGCTCAAATCATGCACAACCGTTTTGTTCAAATGCAAAAGCAGGCACAAGAGGAGGCTGGAAGATCT GAACCATCAACTTCATCAGCCAGCCATTCAAAACAGAGGGTTGCCCATCATAGTAAGCAGGCAGGACATGGGACCAAGATAGTAGATGGCAAAACAGTCATCACTACAGTGTCTAAAACCCAGAAACGTACAGCTCATGTACCCAATGTG AAAAACTTGAAGCGACCTACAATTCCAGCAGAATATGGCAGCAAGGTCCCAATCAGTGTGAGACAAAGATACTTAAACACCATTATTGATGAATGTCTACCTCTCTATCAAAAGGAAGAAGATGCATTTAAAAGA GGTCTGGAGGAAGAACTCTCCGTGTATAAAAGAGCAAGCAACAAAAATGTGTACCTCAATGTGGCATGTAACACGATCAAACGACTTCGAACTGAGACTGCTGAATTTTGTTCATCGCCAACAAAGCCCACTTCTCCTCAGAAAATGTCCCATGAAGCAATGTTGGGCGGGAAAAATGCCACTAAAACCACTTATACCCTCAACAGGTCAGGAGGCTCTTACAGGGGGCCTATGgaaaattttaaag GTTCTGATCTTTACAATCGATTGTCGAGATACATACTGACAGAGGAACAACTTCAGGAGAATGGTTATCCCCGACCAGACCCCGAGAACAGCTCTGCAGCAAAGGTGTACACTACCAGTCAACAGGAGCAGAATAGTGCCAAACTGAAAA CATATGAAAAAATCTGTGTTCGATGTGGAAAGCGCTTCATGGTTTACCCAAATGGAACATATGCCCACAAAGAAGAGTGTATTCACCACTGGGGAAAAGCATGGAAGAAGAAAA TTGCTGGATACATTGAAACTAGATATACATGTTGTCAGGGAGATTTGGGGGCAGAAGGATGCCAAGTTGCAAAG TACCATGTGCATGAAAGCAATAAGTGGGAGAACCGCATGGGGTTCCTGCGGACCCTTCCATGTTCCCCCGTACCTGACGGTGACTATGGAGTGTATGCCATGGACTGTGAGATG GTTTATACACAAGGTGGGCAGGAACTTGCTCGTGTAACAGTGACGGACTGTGAGAACAACTCGGTGTACGAGACCTTAGTGAGACCAGACAGAAAAGTCATTGATTACAACACCAG ATTTAGTGGGATTACTGCAGAGGATATGGACGGTGTGACTACCACTATCAGGGATGTCCAGGCAGTGTTACTTAGTCTGTTCACAGAGAAAACGATTCTTATTGGTCATAGTCTGGAAAGTGACCTTGTAGCTGTCAAG ATAATCCATGACACAGTAGTTGACACTGCAGTGGTGTTCCCACATCGTCTCGGACCACCCTACAAAAGGGCCCTCAAAACACTGATGGCGGAGTATCTCAAAAAGATTATTCAAGATGATG TTGGCGGCCATGACAGTCAGGAGGACGCGATATCTTGCATGGAGTTGATGCAGTGGCGAGTTAAAGAGGATGCTCGCAAGGAACCACGATGTAGCTGA